From the genome of Bordetella sp. H567, one region includes:
- a CDS encoding LysR substrate-binding domain-containing protein — protein sequence MHKLRNILGPLRVLDAVNRAGGVARAAHSLHVTPGAVSHQIRALEVALDTRLCRKEGREAVLTPSGLQLATRVAELFDRVEEAVHEATSLGRTRRVRLKVIPSFAIKWLMPRLAGFYAAHGDIDLEVATVTRADDVSLGDADFVVRRGHGRWPGLHADPLFDDVLALACVPSMAATIHHPRDVLEHKLLHSMIAPVSWEAWLAQAGLSPAGARLVPLANAALCLQAAVQGAGIALTQQAYMREEVAREVLVHPLEAVLRSGESYYLVSAPGTLDIRPCGEFAAWVRGVA from the coding sequence ATGCATAAGCTGCGCAATATCCTGGGGCCCCTGCGCGTACTGGACGCGGTCAACCGCGCCGGCGGCGTGGCGCGCGCGGCCCACAGCCTGCACGTTACGCCCGGCGCGGTGAGCCACCAGATCCGCGCGCTGGAGGTGGCGCTCGATACGCGGCTGTGCCGCAAGGAAGGGCGCGAAGCGGTACTGACGCCCAGCGGGCTGCAATTGGCAACGCGCGTGGCGGAATTGTTCGATCGCGTGGAGGAGGCGGTGCACGAGGCGACGTCGCTGGGACGGACGCGGCGGGTGCGGTTGAAGGTGATTCCCAGCTTCGCGATCAAATGGCTGATGCCGCGCCTGGCCGGTTTCTACGCCGCGCATGGCGATATCGATCTGGAGGTGGCCACGGTCACGCGGGCGGACGACGTGAGCCTGGGCGATGCGGATTTCGTGGTGCGGCGTGGGCATGGTCGGTGGCCGGGGCTGCACGCGGATCCGCTGTTCGACGATGTGCTGGCGCTGGCCTGCGTGCCGTCGATGGCGGCGACGATCCATCATCCGCGGGATGTGCTTGAACACAAGCTGCTGCATTCGATGATTGCGCCCGTCAGTTGGGAGGCTTGGCTGGCGCAGGCGGGCTTGTCGCCGGCGGGCGCGCGCCTGGTGCCGTTGGCGAACGCGGCGCTGTGCCTGCAGGCGGCGGTGCAGGGGGCGGGTATCGCGTTGACGCAGCAGGCTTATATGCGGGAGGAAGTTGCGCGTGAGGTGCTGGTGCATCCGCTGGAGGCGGTTTTGCGCAGTGGGGAGTCCTACTACCTGGTCAGCGCGCCGGGCACGCTGGATATACGGCCTTGCGGGGAGTTCGCGGCGTGGGTGCGGGGGGTGGCGTGA
- a CDS encoding Bug family tripartite tricarboxylate transporter substrate binding protein — protein sequence MRIAILRRAAAAIATAAALSLAGAPAHARDDYPSRPLKMIVPFAAGSAADTLSRVVATQLAAQLGQAIVVENKAGAGGTIGTMDIARAAPDGYTIGLAAQGTLITNQALYDKPGYDSVKDFTPIAVLADVANVLVVAPDSPYASVAALMQAIKAHPANKLSFSSSGVGTSHHIAGVVLGQSLGKPLMHVAYTGAPQGLVAVMSKEVDLGLYNIPAAIGLIRGGKLKPLAVTSLGRSPLMPDVPSLSESGLKDYEVTLWFGIIAPAGVAPDRVARLHKELDAVMRQPALRAKLTEQGYDVAATPLAPPGDFSALIRRDLAKWLPVMKTLRGGAQ from the coding sequence ATGCGGATCGCCATCCTTCGCCGTGCCGCGGCGGCCATAGCGACAGCAGCGGCGCTGTCGCTGGCCGGCGCGCCGGCCCACGCGCGCGACGACTACCCGTCGCGGCCGCTGAAGATGATCGTGCCCTTTGCCGCGGGCAGCGCCGCCGACACGCTCTCGCGCGTCGTGGCCACGCAGCTCGCGGCGCAGCTCGGACAGGCCATCGTCGTGGAAAACAAGGCGGGCGCGGGCGGCACCATAGGAACCATGGACATCGCGCGCGCCGCCCCCGACGGCTACACCATCGGGCTGGCCGCGCAAGGCACCCTGATCACCAACCAGGCCCTGTACGACAAGCCCGGCTATGACTCCGTGAAGGATTTCACGCCGATCGCCGTCCTGGCCGATGTGGCCAATGTGCTCGTGGTCGCGCCCGATTCCCCCTACGCCTCCGTCGCGGCGCTGATGCAGGCCATCAAGGCACATCCCGCCAACAAGCTCAGCTTCTCGTCCAGCGGCGTGGGCACCAGCCACCATATCGCCGGCGTGGTGCTGGGCCAGTCCCTGGGCAAGCCCCTCATGCATGTGGCCTACACCGGCGCGCCGCAAGGCCTGGTCGCCGTCATGAGCAAGGAGGTCGACCTGGGCCTGTACAACATCCCCGCGGCCATCGGCCTGATCCGCGGCGGCAAGCTCAAGCCGCTGGCGGTCACCAGCCTGGGACGATCTCCGCTGATGCCCGACGTGCCCTCGCTGAGCGAGAGCGGGCTGAAGGACTACGAAGTCACGTTGTGGTTCGGCATCATCGCGCCCGCCGGCGTGGCGCCGGATCGCGTCGCGCGATTGCACAAGGAACTGGATGCCGTCATGCGGCAGCCGGCGCTGCGTGCCAAGCTGACCGAGCAGGGTTATGACGTGGCGGCAACGCCCCTGGCCCCGCCCGGCGACTTCTCGGCGCTGATCCGCCGCGACCTGGCGAAATGGCTGCCCGTCATGAAAACCCTGCGCGGGGGTGCGCAATGA
- a CDS encoding MmgE/PrpD family protein — protein MTAQAHNGNARAAGPDTPRNDVANKDGTGHPPDSDTPTIASVLAAHAVRTPVSDIPPLALEHAKMSLASTIASASMGYRIPSAEIVRRLALEDGGAPQATLWFHGAPLPVAQAARVNAVASDAAASDDSDLRSIAHIGTIVGTTALAVAEWLNRPGRDLLAAMALGYEVAGRIDESLTPGRMQRGFHGSVSTVFGAAVAGGRLLGLDVAAMTHAIALAATSIGGMAVAADTSCAREYHAGMAAMAGIQAALAARAGFQGDPAILEAPRGFLHAMGGQAIGDIVRGLGDSWDIVTDMAIKLMPGAHPFHAVAEAAATAARQHDVDPARIARIVVSAGVQHTSFGGAPHPRNLVEAAHSVAYFVAASVVDRGFGWDNLHPDKMRDPRIAALQDKVRYASEPPPLPDRFPHRHGGSVAIHMDDGRIHEASCRAPRGAGSRGIAWADVQAKYRELAPRAGLDAGQVADTWSLIRDLDHLDDVAQLARGLMLR, from the coding sequence ATGACGGCCCAGGCGCACAATGGCAACGCCCGCGCGGCCGGCCCGGATACCCCGCGGAACGACGTGGCGAACAAGGACGGCACCGGCCACCCTCCGGACAGCGACACACCGACCATCGCGAGCGTCCTTGCCGCGCACGCGGTACGGACACCGGTCTCCGATATCCCGCCCTTGGCGCTGGAACACGCCAAGATGAGCCTGGCCAGCACCATCGCCAGCGCGTCCATGGGCTATCGCATTCCCTCCGCGGAAATCGTGCGCCGGCTGGCACTCGAGGACGGCGGTGCGCCGCAGGCCACGCTGTGGTTCCATGGCGCGCCGCTGCCCGTCGCGCAAGCCGCGCGCGTCAATGCCGTCGCCAGCGATGCGGCCGCCTCCGACGACAGCGACCTGCGCAGCATCGCCCATATCGGGACCATCGTCGGCACGACGGCGCTCGCCGTCGCCGAATGGTTGAACCGCCCGGGCAGGGACCTGCTCGCCGCCATGGCGCTGGGCTATGAAGTCGCCGGACGCATCGACGAATCGCTCACGCCGGGCCGCATGCAGCGCGGCTTCCACGGCTCCGTCTCCACCGTGTTTGGCGCGGCGGTCGCGGGCGGCCGCCTGCTCGGCCTGGACGTCGCCGCGATGACCCACGCGATCGCGCTGGCCGCGACGTCCATCGGCGGGATGGCGGTGGCGGCCGATACCAGCTGCGCGCGGGAATACCACGCCGGCATGGCCGCGATGGCGGGCATCCAGGCCGCGCTGGCGGCGCGCGCCGGTTTCCAGGGCGACCCCGCCATCCTGGAAGCGCCGCGCGGCTTCCTGCATGCCATGGGCGGGCAGGCCATCGGCGATATCGTGCGCGGCCTGGGGGATTCCTGGGACATCGTGACCGACATGGCGATCAAGCTGATGCCGGGCGCCCATCCCTTTCACGCGGTGGCGGAGGCCGCCGCCACCGCGGCGCGCCAGCACGACGTCGATCCGGCGCGCATCGCACGCATCGTCGTATCGGCCGGCGTGCAGCACACCAGCTTCGGCGGGGCGCCGCATCCCCGCAATCTGGTGGAAGCGGCCCACAGCGTGGCGTACTTCGTGGCCGCCTCCGTCGTCGATCGCGGCTTCGGCTGGGACAACCTGCATCCGGACAAGATGCGCGATCCGCGCATCGCGGCGCTGCAGGACAAGGTGCGATACGCGAGCGAGCCGCCGCCCCTGCCGGACCGCTTCCCGCATCGCCACGGCGGCAGCGTGGCCATCCACATGGACGATGGCCGCATCCATGAAGCGAGCTGCCGCGCGCCCCGCGGCGCGGGATCGCGCGGCATCGCGTGGGCCGACGTGCAAGCCAAGTACCGCGAGCTGGCCCCGCGCGCCGGCCTGGATGCAGGCCAGGTCGCCGATACGTGGTCACTGATCCGCGATCTGGACCATCTGGACGATGTCGCGCAACTGGCGCGCGGCCTCATGCTGCGCTGA
- a CDS encoding Bug family tripartite tricarboxylate transporter substrate binding protein — MLRFLIGCVAALMLAGPAAAADTFPSRPIVMLVAVAPGGTLDTLARQIASSLTTELGQSVVVENTTGAGGLIGYQRLMKSDADGYTLMFSNMSLAIIPLLYPTAHVDPVRDLSPIGTVATVPMVLSVSNKSGITSLPDMLKRMRAEGPKLNFGSGGPGTTAHLAEGLFLHISKTQGELIQYRGSGPAIADLMAGTIDAVIDQTVTMMPLHKDKRIRAIAVSAPQRLPQMPDVPTFAEGGLPAFNLAIWNGVVAPRNTPKPVVDKLAAALSKAIDSPEFKNRIDQLAAAVPSQAERGPAPFSALLAKDTREVASLAKQIGLTPQQ; from the coding sequence ATGTTGCGATTCCTCATCGGCTGTGTCGCCGCCCTGATGCTGGCCGGCCCGGCCGCAGCCGCCGACACCTTTCCTTCCCGTCCCATCGTCATGCTGGTCGCGGTGGCGCCCGGCGGCACGCTGGATACGCTGGCGCGCCAGATCGCCAGCTCGCTGACCACCGAACTGGGCCAATCGGTGGTGGTGGAAAACACCACCGGCGCGGGCGGCCTGATCGGCTACCAGCGCCTGATGAAATCCGATGCCGACGGCTACACCCTGATGTTCAGCAATATGTCGCTGGCCATCATTCCCCTGCTCTATCCGACCGCCCACGTCGATCCGGTGCGCGACCTTTCGCCCATCGGCACGGTGGCGACGGTGCCCATGGTGCTGTCGGTCAGCAACAAGAGCGGTATCACCAGCCTGCCCGACATGCTCAAGCGCATGCGCGCCGAAGGCCCCAAGCTGAACTTCGGTTCCGGCGGTCCCGGCACCACGGCGCACCTGGCCGAGGGCCTGTTCCTGCACATCTCCAAAACGCAGGGCGAGCTGATCCAGTATCGCGGCTCGGGCCCGGCGATCGCCGACCTCATGGCGGGCACCATCGATGCCGTCATCGACCAGACCGTCACCATGATGCCGTTGCACAAGGACAAGCGCATACGGGCCATCGCGGTGTCCGCGCCGCAGCGCCTGCCGCAGATGCCGGACGTTCCCACCTTCGCGGAAGGCGGCCTGCCGGCGTTCAACCTGGCCATCTGGAATGGCGTGGTGGCGCCGCGCAACACCCCCAAGCCGGTCGTCGACAAGCTGGCCGCGGCGCTGTCCAAGGCCATCGACAGCCCGGAATTCAAGAACCGCATCGACCAGCTCGCGGCCGCCGTGCCCAGCCAGGCCGAACGCGGCCCCGCGCCGTTTTCCGCGCTGCTGGCCAAGGACACCCGGGAAGTGGCCTCGTTGGCCAAGCAGATCGGCCTGACGCCGCAGCAGTAG
- a CDS encoding NAD(P)-dependent oxidoreductase: MQSQTYGFIGLGNMGGPMAGRLLDAGYGLAVYDTSAAAVQALAAKGAAACDGARQVADQAETIFLSLPTPEIVQRVATDPDGLMAGGRVKRVVDLSTIGPRAARDVSRALAARNILYVDAPVSGGVGGARAGTLAVMAACPQADYDALLPVLKHFGPVFYLGGEAGMGQSMKLANNLMSAAAVAITSEAMAMGVKAGLDPKTMLDVINSGSGRNTASQDKFPRAVLTGTFDIGFAARLAYKDVRLCVDEAEAIGVPMVVGAAVREMLVMTHAMCGEDADFTHIAKVVETFAGVAIRQRGGGKA; the protein is encoded by the coding sequence ATGCAATCGCAGACTTATGGATTCATCGGCCTGGGCAATATGGGCGGCCCCATGGCCGGACGGCTGCTGGACGCCGGCTACGGGCTGGCGGTGTACGACACCAGCGCGGCGGCGGTCCAGGCGCTGGCCGCCAAGGGCGCGGCCGCCTGCGACGGCGCGCGCCAGGTCGCGGACCAGGCCGAGACGATCTTCCTGAGCCTGCCGACGCCGGAGATCGTGCAGCGCGTGGCCACCGATCCCGATGGACTGATGGCGGGCGGCCGCGTCAAGCGCGTGGTGGACCTGTCCACCATCGGCCCGCGCGCCGCGCGCGACGTCAGCCGCGCGCTGGCGGCGCGCAACATCCTGTATGTCGATGCCCCCGTCAGCGGGGGCGTGGGCGGCGCGCGCGCCGGCACGCTGGCGGTCATGGCCGCCTGCCCGCAAGCGGACTATGACGCGCTGCTGCCGGTGCTCAAGCACTTCGGCCCGGTGTTCTACCTGGGCGGCGAAGCCGGCATGGGCCAGAGCATGAAGCTGGCCAACAACCTGATGTCCGCCGCCGCGGTGGCCATCACGTCCGAGGCCATGGCGATGGGCGTGAAGGCCGGGCTGGACCCCAAGACCATGCTGGACGTCATCAATTCCGGTTCCGGACGGAATACCGCCAGCCAGGACAAGTTCCCGCGCGCGGTACTGACCGGCACCTTCGACATCGGCTTCGCCGCGCGGCTGGCCTACAAGGACGTGCGGCTGTGCGTGGACGAGGCCGAAGCCATCGGCGTGCCCATGGTGGTGGGCGCGGCAGTGCGCGAGATGCTGGTCATGACGCACGCCATGTGCGGCGAGGACGCCGACTTCACCCACATCGCCAAGGTGGTGGAAACCTTTGCCGGCGTCGCCATCCGCCAGCGCGGCGGCGGCAAGGCTTGA
- a CDS encoding LysR family transcriptional regulator: protein MELRQLEMFIGIADAGAYSRAAMRLSISQPILSRRVKALEQELGVALFHRTGRGVLLTEAGTLLAQYARGIVESTHSAVSAVRASGAVPGGPVVIGMPASISAVLSVPLIQAFRRAVPGVSLKFMEGYSGHVLEWLSNGLTDISILYDAPRLNIPSLRAESLLTDELFLLGPRGDPAGVGAGPVQAARLSCLPMILPGRPHGVRVLVDEALAALGLAPNVEMEVDAMHAMLQLVESGLGYAVLSYSCVAPRIAQGRMRIWRIGPPGIRRSLLIAASTQRPSTKAVRILRTILRRQIQDMIARGDWTPDPAVFS from the coding sequence ATGGAACTTCGACAGCTGGAAATGTTCATCGGCATCGCCGATGCCGGCGCGTACTCGCGGGCGGCCATGCGCCTGTCGATCAGCCAGCCCATCCTGAGCCGGCGCGTCAAGGCGCTGGAACAGGAACTGGGCGTGGCGCTGTTTCATCGCACGGGGCGCGGCGTGTTGCTGACGGAGGCCGGCACCCTGCTGGCGCAGTATGCGCGCGGCATCGTGGAAAGCACGCACAGCGCCGTCAGCGCGGTGCGCGCCTCCGGCGCCGTGCCGGGCGGCCCGGTGGTGATCGGCATGCCGGCTTCGATTTCGGCCGTGCTGTCGGTGCCCTTGATCCAGGCCTTCCGCCGCGCCGTTCCGGGCGTATCGCTGAAGTTCATGGAAGGCTATAGCGGCCACGTCCTGGAGTGGCTGAGCAACGGCTTGACCGACATCTCCATCCTGTACGACGCGCCGCGATTGAACATCCCGTCCTTGCGCGCGGAGTCGCTGCTGACCGACGAACTGTTCCTGCTCGGGCCGCGCGGCGATCCGGCCGGCGTCGGCGCGGGGCCGGTGCAGGCGGCGCGCCTGAGCTGCCTGCCCATGATCCTGCCCGGCCGTCCGCACGGCGTGCGCGTGCTGGTCGACGAGGCGCTGGCGGCGCTGGGGTTGGCGCCCAATGTCGAAATGGAAGTCGACGCCATGCACGCCATGCTGCAGTTGGTGGAGAGCGGGTTGGGCTATGCGGTGTTGTCCTATTCCTGCGTGGCGCCGCGGATCGCGCAGGGGCGCATGCGCATCTGGCGCATCGGCCCGCCGGGCATCAGGCGCTCGCTGCTGATCGCGGCGTCGACGCAGCGGCCGTCGACCAAGGCCGTGCGCATCCTGCGCACGATATTGCGGCGGCAGATCCAGGACATGATCGCCCGCGGCGACTGGACGCCCGATCCCGCGGTGTTTTCCTGA
- a CDS encoding cupin domain-containing protein — translation MKVFHGRVSGVPSEQRGATFTGVVWADPVMPTMDNVGINNVFFSPGARTHWHTHEYGQVLHVTSGQGWICLDGQEPQLIRQGDVVWIGPNERHWHGAASDTYMVHMATSMGKATWQEAVTDAQYPTQRAAA, via the coding sequence ATGAAGGTATTTCACGGCAGGGTGTCCGGCGTTCCTTCGGAACAGCGCGGCGCGACATTTACCGGCGTCGTATGGGCGGACCCCGTCATGCCCACGATGGACAACGTCGGCATCAACAATGTGTTCTTCTCTCCGGGCGCGCGTACCCACTGGCATACCCACGAATACGGGCAGGTGCTGCACGTGACGTCGGGACAGGGCTGGATCTGCCTGGACGGCCAGGAGCCCCAGCTGATCCGCCAGGGCGATGTCGTGTGGATAGGCCCGAACGAGCGGCACTGGCACGGCGCGGCCTCGGACACGTACATGGTCCACATGGCGACGTCGATGGGCAAGGCCACTTGGCAGGAGGCCGTCACCGACGCGCAGTATCCGACGCAGCGCGCCGCGGCCTGA
- a CDS encoding carboxymuconolactone decarboxylase family protein, whose amino-acid sequence MANDELFQKGFQNRKDVLGAAHVEKSWNAADDFNRPMQRLVTEYCWGEIWGDETLPFKTRSLLNLGMLTAMSQHHELASHVKGALRNGCSREEIRAVLLQAAIYCGVPLALAAFRVASEAIAAYEAEAAKG is encoded by the coding sequence ATGGCAAACGACGAGCTCTTCCAGAAAGGATTCCAGAACCGCAAGGACGTACTGGGCGCGGCCCATGTCGAAAAATCCTGGAACGCCGCCGACGATTTCAACCGGCCGATGCAGAGGCTGGTGACGGAATACTGCTGGGGCGAGATCTGGGGTGACGAGACCCTGCCTTTCAAGACCCGCAGCCTGCTCAACCTGGGCATGCTGACCGCGATGAGCCAGCACCACGAACTGGCCTCGCACGTGAAGGGCGCGCTGCGCAACGGCTGCAGCCGCGAGGAGATACGCGCCGTGCTGCTGCAGGCCGCCATCTACTGCGGCGTGCCGCTGGCGCTGGCCGCGTTCCGAGTGGCCAGCGAAGCCATCGCGGCCTATGAGGCCGAAGCCGCGAAAGGCTAG
- a CDS encoding Bug family tripartite tricarboxylate transporter substrate binding protein, which yields MTPDDAANISNQEEEPEARLAMARSRPSAARRAPAGCAIVMKKSVSIFAALLCGPLCATLAMADYPERPVRMVVPFGAGGGVDALARPLARELTQILGQSVIVENKPSTNGQIGMAEVARAAPDGYTVVMSSAAYAITPAFYHDLPYDIRKDYAPVTILASNPLVLVASTHFKASSVQEMIAMARAKAGAVNFAAPGNSGIHFLAGELMGSVAGVKWTSVPYKGAGPAFPDLISGQVDVMFDNPASSLPFVQSGRLKLIATTGQQRLAAAGNAPTVAESLPGFDAANWFVLAAPAGTPPDRIRTLYEASQRAMRQPALVEFMDRNGIAAILSPPAEAARYIEAEAGKWGGVVRENRLAVQ from the coding sequence ATGACGCCAGACGATGCGGCCAATATTTCGAACCAGGAGGAGGAGCCCGAGGCCCGCCTGGCCATGGCCCGCAGCAGGCCATCGGCTGCAAGGCGCGCGCCCGCCGGCTGCGCGATCGTCATGAAAAAATCCGTCTCGATATTCGCCGCGCTGCTGTGCGGCCCGCTGTGCGCCACGCTGGCCATGGCCGACTATCCGGAACGTCCGGTGCGCATGGTCGTGCCCTTCGGCGCCGGCGGCGGCGTCGATGCGCTGGCGCGCCCGCTGGCCCGCGAACTCACCCAGATCCTGGGCCAGAGCGTGATCGTCGAAAACAAGCCCAGCACCAACGGCCAGATCGGCATGGCGGAAGTCGCCCGCGCCGCACCGGACGGCTATACCGTCGTCATGAGTTCCGCGGCCTATGCCATCACGCCGGCCTTCTACCATGACCTGCCGTACGACATCCGCAAGGACTACGCGCCGGTCACCATACTCGCCTCCAATCCGCTGGTGCTGGTGGCCTCCACCCACTTCAAGGCGTCCTCCGTGCAGGAAATGATCGCCATGGCGCGCGCCAAGGCCGGCGCTGTCAATTTCGCGGCACCCGGCAACAGCGGCATTCATTTCCTGGCGGGCGAGCTCATGGGAAGCGTGGCCGGCGTCAAATGGACCAGCGTGCCTTACAAGGGCGCCGGGCCGGCCTTCCCGGACCTGATCAGCGGCCAAGTCGATGTGATGTTTGACAATCCCGCGTCCTCGCTGCCCTTCGTGCAGTCCGGCCGGCTCAAGCTCATCGCCACCACGGGCCAGCAGCGGCTGGCCGCGGCGGGCAACGCCCCCACGGTCGCCGAATCGCTGCCCGGCTTCGACGCGGCCAACTGGTTCGTGCTGGCCGCGCCGGCGGGCACGCCACCGGACCGCATCCGGACCTTGTACGAAGCGAGCCAGCGGGCCATGCGGCAGCCGGCGCTTGTCGAATTCATGGACCGCAACGGCATCGCCGCCATCCTCAGCCCACCCGCCGAAGCCGCCCGCTATATCGAGGCCGAAGCCGGCAAATGGGGTGGCGTGGTGCGCGAGAACCGCCTGGCCGTCCAGTAA
- a CDS encoding aldehyde dehydrogenase gives MQDFQMLCDGRWVNAHDGRWIDSFNPYTGLAWARVPRANAEDVDRAVQAARRAFLDPTWRDLTPTARGALLRRLGDLVARDADELAAIETRDNGKLISEMRGQLRYMPQWYYYFGGLADKIEGRVIPIDKPDCFNFTRDEPLGVVAAITPWNSPLLLATWKLAPALAAGNTVVWKPSEHSTVSALAFGRLFEEAGFPPGVVNIVSGLGSEIGEALVTHPHVAKVAFTGGDQTGQHVYEMAARGIKPVTLELGGKSANIVCADADLDNAVKGTVSGIFAATGQTCIAGSRALVHRDVHDAFVDKLVAYARTARMGDPAQPDTQVGPVTTQQQLAKILDYIEIARAGGARCVLGGTPGSRPECGRGWFVEPTIFCDVTPDMRIAQEEVFGPVLCVIPFDTDDEAVSIANDTRYGLAAGLWTRDMGRALNLSRRLEAGTVWVNTYRATSYLSPFGGYKRSGIGRESGLSAIREYLQEKSIWISTGGDVPNPFVMR, from the coding sequence ATGCAGGATTTCCAGATGCTATGCGACGGCCGGTGGGTGAACGCGCACGACGGCCGATGGATCGACTCCTTCAATCCCTATACCGGCCTGGCCTGGGCCCGCGTGCCGCGCGCCAACGCCGAAGACGTGGACCGCGCCGTGCAGGCCGCCCGCCGCGCCTTCCTCGACCCAACCTGGCGTGATCTCACGCCGACGGCGCGCGGCGCCCTGCTGCGCCGCCTGGGCGACCTGGTCGCGCGCGACGCCGACGAACTGGCCGCCATCGAGACGCGCGACAACGGCAAGCTCATCTCCGAAATGCGCGGCCAGCTGCGCTACATGCCGCAGTGGTACTACTACTTCGGCGGCCTGGCCGACAAGATCGAGGGCCGCGTCATCCCCATCGACAAGCCGGACTGCTTCAACTTCACGCGCGACGAACCGCTGGGCGTCGTCGCCGCCATCACGCCCTGGAACTCGCCGCTCCTGCTGGCCACCTGGAAGCTCGCCCCCGCGCTGGCCGCGGGCAACACGGTGGTCTGGAAGCCTTCCGAACATTCCACCGTATCCGCGCTGGCCTTCGGCCGGCTTTTCGAGGAAGCCGGCTTTCCGCCCGGCGTCGTCAACATCGTCAGCGGCCTGGGCAGCGAAATCGGCGAGGCCCTGGTCACCCATCCCCACGTCGCCAAGGTCGCGTTCACCGGCGGCGACCAGACCGGCCAGCACGTCTACGAAATGGCCGCGCGCGGCATCAAGCCCGTCACACTGGAACTGGGCGGCAAGTCGGCCAACATCGTCTGCGCCGACGCCGACCTGGACAACGCCGTCAAGGGCACCGTATCCGGCATCTTCGCCGCCACCGGGCAGACCTGCATCGCCGGTTCCCGCGCCCTGGTTCATCGCGACGTCCACGATGCCTTCGTCGACAAGCTGGTGGCGTACGCGCGCACCGCGCGCATGGGCGACCCGGCCCAACCCGACACCCAGGTCGGCCCGGTTACCACCCAACAGCAATTGGCAAAAATCCTGGACTACATCGAAATCGCCCGGGCCGGCGGCGCCCGCTGCGTGCTGGGCGGCACCCCGGGCAGCCGCCCCGAATGCGGGCGCGGCTGGTTCGTCGAACCCACCATCTTCTGCGACGTCACGCCCGACATGCGCATCGCCCAGGAGGAAGTCTTCGGCCCGGTGCTGTGCGTCATTCCCTTCGACACCGACGATGAAGCGGTAAGCATCGCCAACGACACCCGCTACGGCCTGGCCGCCGGCCTGTGGACGCGCGACATGGGCCGGGCGTTGAATCTGTCGCGGCGGCTGGAGGCGGGCACCGTCTGGGTCAACACCTACCGCGCCACCAGCTACCTGTCGCCCTTCGGCGGCTACAAGCGCTCCGGCATCGGCCGCGAAAGCGGCCTGTCGGCCATCCGCGAATACCTGCAGGAGAAAAGCATTTGGATCAGCACGGGCGGCGACGTCCCCAATCCCTTCGTGATGCGTTAG
- a CDS encoding GntR family transcriptional regulator: MNAAAAPQSDFKVPRAASVLRHSVTESIRNAILVGRFRPGERLPERELCEMTGVSRTLVREALRQLESEGLIHVIPHRGPVVDRVSPEQAEGIYQVREELEGLACQLFAEHASDAQRKALQDAFQALKRAMTHGTALERLTAKNFFYQQLLDGAGNEALTTTLRLLNSRVMLLRSTSMQAPGRSRKSVAELADVMEAVAARDGKAARRAGSLHVRNAAKVAIEILRQSNEAAEEESAATS; this comes from the coding sequence ATGAACGCCGCTGCCGCGCCTCAAAGCGATTTCAAAGTACCGCGCGCCGCTTCCGTACTGCGGCACAGCGTGACCGAAAGCATACGCAACGCCATCCTGGTCGGCCGCTTCCGGCCGGGCGAACGGCTGCCCGAACGCGAACTCTGCGAAATGACCGGGGTCAGCCGCACCCTGGTGCGCGAAGCACTGCGCCAGCTGGAATCCGAAGGCCTCATCCACGTCATCCCGCATCGCGGCCCGGTGGTCGACCGCGTGTCCCCGGAGCAGGCCGAAGGCATCTACCAGGTGCGGGAAGAACTCGAAGGCCTGGCGTGCCAGCTCTTCGCCGAGCACGCCAGCGACGCCCAGCGCAAGGCGCTGCAGGACGCCTTCCAGGCCCTGAAGCGCGCGATGACGCACGGCACCGCGCTCGAACGCCTGACCGCCAAGAACTTCTTCTACCAACAACTCCTCGACGGCGCCGGCAACGAAGCCCTGACCACCACCCTGCGCCTGCTGAACTCGCGCGTCATGCTGCTGCGATCCACGTCCATGCAGGCGCCGGGCCGCTCCCGCAAGAGCGTCGCCGAGCTCGCCGACGTCATGGAAGCCGTGGCCGCCCGCGACGGCAAGGCCGCCCGCCGCGCCGGCAGCCTGCACGTACGCAACGCCGCCAAGGTAGCGATCGAAATCCTGCGCCAAAGCAACGAAGCCGCCGAAGAAGAATCCGCCGCCACCTCCTGA